In Thauera sedimentorum, a single genomic region encodes these proteins:
- a CDS encoding DsrE family protein has translation MAERLAILVWAADPSVPHLCATPFYFAAAAAAMDAEVEMYFTARSVQLLERGVAEGLYADGAPDAPGRRSVADFLREAHGFGTRLYACPTAMQAHGVSADALREEVQGQAGAAAFIGRTLDEGWRTLSF, from the coding sequence ATGGCCGAGCGCCTCGCCATCCTGGTGTGGGCGGCGGACCCGTCCGTACCCCACCTGTGCGCCACGCCCTTCTATTTCGCCGCGGCGGCGGCGGCGATGGACGCCGAAGTCGAGATGTACTTCACCGCGCGCTCGGTGCAACTGCTCGAGCGCGGCGTGGCCGAAGGACTCTACGCCGACGGCGCCCCGGATGCGCCCGGGCGCCGCTCGGTGGCCGATTTCCTCCGTGAGGCGCACGGCTTTGGCACCCGCCTCTATGCCTGCCCGACCGCGATGCAGGCCCACGGTGTATCGGCCGACGCGCTGCGCGAGGAAGTGCAGGGCCAGGCCGGGGCCGCCGCTTTCATCGGCCGCACGCTGGACGAGGGCTGGCGAACCCTGAGCTTCTGA
- the mreC gene encoding rod shape-determining protein MreC, which translates to MSLVGHQAPPIFRRGPAPLVRLILLVSICLAMLVADIKYRYLDVLRQGISVVTYPLQMAAAAPADFVRNASRYFATLVEVQMENAELRREVLDSAQLLLRFEHLQRENEQLRGLVEMARRVPLTSVSAEILYNAPDPFARKVILDRGAQHGVEAGLPVVDARGVIGQVTRVYPVQAEVTLLTDKNQAIAVEVVRNGLRGVLFGTGQGRLEMRHVLAGADVMPGDELVTSGLDGVFPAGLPVATVSRVDRETPGQAFVSIACEPSAGVESSIQVLVVGRAELPPPPPSEQDAAAQPGRT; encoded by the coding sequence ATGTCCCTGGTAGGTCATCAGGCGCCCCCGATCTTCCGGCGTGGTCCCGCCCCGCTGGTCCGCCTGATCCTGCTCGTCTCGATCTGCCTGGCCATGCTGGTGGCGGACATCAAGTACCGCTACCTCGACGTGCTGCGCCAGGGCATCTCGGTGGTCACCTACCCCCTGCAGATGGCTGCCGCGGCACCGGCGGACTTCGTGCGTAACGCCTCGCGCTACTTCGCCACCCTGGTCGAGGTGCAGATGGAGAACGCCGAGCTGCGCCGCGAGGTGCTCGATTCGGCCCAGCTGCTGTTGCGCTTCGAGCACCTGCAGCGCGAGAACGAGCAGTTGCGCGGTCTGGTGGAGATGGCCCGGCGGGTGCCGCTAACCAGCGTCAGCGCGGAAATCCTCTACAACGCCCCCGATCCCTTCGCGCGCAAGGTCATCCTCGACCGCGGCGCCCAGCACGGCGTGGAAGCCGGCCTGCCGGTGGTCGACGCGCGCGGGGTGATCGGCCAGGTCACCCGGGTCTACCCGGTGCAGGCCGAAGTCACCCTGCTCACCGACAAGAACCAGGCGATCGCCGTGGAGGTGGTGCGCAACGGCCTGCGCGGGGTGCTGTTCGGTACCGGCCAGGGGCGGTTGGAGATGCGCCATGTGCTGGCGGGCGCCGACGTGATGCCGGGCGACGAACTGGTGACCTCGGGCCTGGATGGCGTGTTTCCCGCGGGCTTGCCGGTGGCCACGGTGTCGCGCGTGGACCGCGAGACCCCGGGCCAGGCCTTCGTCAGCATCGCCTGCGAACCGTCGGCGGGTGTGGAGAGCAGTATCCAGGTGCTGGTGGTGGGGCGCGCCGAACTGCCGCCGCCGCCGCCCAGCGAGCAGGACGCCGCCGCCCAGCCGGGGAGGACCTGA
- a CDS encoding DUF3617 domain-containing protein, which translates to MRPVSALALLTLLQLPLPALADAPQRMHGLWEVSVAEAGVSARSFHICVGADDQVFAQVDPAAGDCGPATWRREGHYRHVAQSCKGAGGETMRSGRFGGDFHYNYQGELHVRAVGAQGDRVLQVEARRLAPCKNLKPGEFVAKGQNGVNLNLGQ; encoded by the coding sequence ATGCGCCCCGTCTCCGCCCTTGCCCTGCTGACCCTCCTTCAACTGCCGCTGCCGGCGCTCGCCGATGCGCCGCAGCGTATGCACGGGCTGTGGGAGGTCAGCGTTGCCGAAGCCGGCGTGTCGGCGCGCAGCTTCCATATCTGCGTCGGCGCGGACGACCAGGTGTTCGCCCAGGTCGACCCGGCTGCCGGCGACTGCGGCCCGGCCACCTGGCGGCGCGAGGGCCACTACCGGCACGTGGCGCAGAGCTGCAAGGGCGCTGGCGGTGAAACGATGCGCAGCGGCCGTTTCGGTGGCGACTTCCATTACAACTACCAGGGCGAGCTGCATGTGCGTGCCGTCGGTGCGCAGGGCGACCGCGTGCTGCAGGTGGAGGCCCGCCGGCTGGCGCCCTGCAAGAACCTCAAGCCCGGCGAGTTCGTGGCCAAGGGCCAGAACGGGGTGAATCTGAACCTGGGGCAATAG
- a CDS encoding rod shape-determining protein — protein sequence MFGFLRSYFSNDLAIDLGTANTLIYVRGKGIVLDEPSVVAIRTEGGPNAKRTIQAVGHAAKQMLGKTPGNITAIRPMKDGVIADFVVTEQMIKQFIKKVHDSRLFSPSPRIIICVPCGSTQVERRAIRDAALAAGASQVFLIEEPMAAAIGAGLPVSDATGSMVVDIGGGTTEVGVISLGGMVYAGSVRVGGDKFDDSIVNYIRRNYGMLIGDTTAENIKKEIGSAFPGSEVREMEVKGRNLAEGIPRSFTISSNEILEALNEPLNQIVSAVKIALEQTPPELGADIADRGMVLTGGGALLRDLDRLLMEETGLPVIVADEPLTCVARGCGLALEKMDKLASIFASE from the coding sequence ATGTTCGGTTTTCTGCGTTCCTATTTTTCCAACGACCTGGCCATTGACCTGGGTACCGCGAACACGCTGATCTACGTGCGCGGCAAGGGCATCGTGCTGGACGAACCCTCGGTGGTGGCGATCCGCACCGAAGGCGGTCCCAATGCCAAGCGCACCATCCAGGCGGTCGGCCATGCGGCCAAGCAGATGCTCGGCAAGACCCCGGGCAACATCACCGCAATCCGCCCGATGAAGGACGGCGTGATCGCCGACTTCGTGGTCACCGAACAGATGATCAAGCAGTTCATCAAGAAGGTGCACGACTCGCGGCTGTTTTCCCCCTCCCCGCGCATCATCATCTGCGTGCCCTGCGGCTCCACCCAGGTCGAGCGCCGCGCGATCCGCGACGCCGCCCTGGCGGCCGGCGCCAGCCAGGTGTTCCTGATCGAGGAGCCGATGGCCGCTGCGATCGGCGCCGGCCTGCCGGTCTCCGACGCCACCGGCTCGATGGTGGTCGACATCGGCGGCGGCACCACCGAAGTGGGCGTGATCTCGCTGGGCGGCATGGTGTATGCCGGCTCGGTACGGGTGGGCGGCGACAAGTTCGACGATTCCATCGTCAACTACATCCGCCGCAACTACGGCATGCTGATCGGCGACACCACCGCCGAGAACATCAAGAAGGAAATCGGCTCCGCCTTCCCGGGTTCGGAAGTGCGCGAGATGGAGGTCAAGGGCCGCAACCTGGCCGAGGGCATTCCGCGCTCCTTCACCATCTCCTCCAACGAGATCCTCGAAGCGCTCAACGAGCCGCTCAACCAGATCGTCTCCGCGGTCAAGATCGCCCTGGAACAGACCCCGCCGGAACTGGGCGCGGACATCGCCGACCGCGGCATGGTGCTGACCGGCGGCGGCGCGCTGCTGCGCGACCTCGACCGCCTGCTGATGGAAGAGACCGGCCTGCCGGTCATCGTCGCCGACGAGCCGCTGACCTGCGTGGCGCGCGGCTGCGGCCTGGCGCTGGAGAAGATGGACAAGCTGGCGTCCATCTTCGCCTCCGAGTAA
- a CDS encoding DNA-3-methyladenine glycosylase family protein — translation MSTADGPALACRLALPAGFRRADVLALHGRDPLQTAECVEGAGLRKGIAWRGRPACLAIHFHTGHAVAELALDGTAEADDPAALAAMARRMLGLDQLVEDFERRHRHHAQLGALIAAQPGLRVPQTATPFEALSWAVTGQQISVRAAVAVRGRLIRAAGVQHSSGLFCYPDAHRLATMDADALRAAGLSRGKAETLLALAHAVEAGALPLDEWLAGPAPADEIRARLLEVRGIGPWTIDYALLRGFGHLDGSLHGDVAVRRGLQRLLGSAEALGANAARQWLEPFSPWRALVAAHLWAVAASAEQVLRPRSA, via the coding sequence GTGAGCACCGCGGACGGCCCCGCGCTGGCCTGCCGTCTTGCGCTGCCGGCGGGTTTCCGCCGCGCCGACGTGCTCGCCCTGCATGGCCGCGACCCGTTGCAGACCGCGGAATGTGTCGAAGGCGCCGGGCTGCGCAAGGGCATCGCCTGGCGTGGACGGCCCGCCTGCCTGGCGATCCATTTCCATACCGGCCATGCGGTGGCCGAACTGGCGCTGGACGGCACCGCCGAGGCCGACGACCCGGCAGCGCTCGCGGCCATGGCGCGCCGCATGCTCGGCCTGGACCAGCTGGTGGAGGACTTCGAGCGCCGCCATCGCCACCATGCGCAACTGGGCGCGCTGATCGCCGCGCAGCCGGGCCTGCGGGTGCCGCAGACGGCCACGCCCTTCGAGGCGCTGAGCTGGGCGGTGACCGGGCAGCAGATCAGCGTGCGTGCGGCGGTGGCGGTGCGCGGGCGGCTGATCCGCGCGGCCGGCGTGCAGCACAGCAGCGGGCTGTTCTGCTACCCGGACGCCCACCGGCTGGCGACGATGGATGCGGACGCGCTGCGCGCCGCCGGTTTGTCGCGCGGCAAGGCCGAGACCTTGCTGGCCCTGGCGCATGCGGTGGAGGCGGGGGCGCTGCCGCTGGACGAGTGGCTGGCCGGCCCCGCGCCGGCCGATGAGATCCGTGCCCGCCTGCTGGAAGTGCGCGGCATCGGCCCGTGGACCATCGACTACGCGCTGCTGCGCGGCTTCGGCCACCTGGACGGCTCGCTGCACGGCGACGTGGCGGTGCGCCGCGGCCTGCAGCGCCTGCTGGGCAGCGCGGAGGCGCTCGGCGCGAATGCGGCGCGCCAGTGGCTGGAACCCTTCTCGCCCTGGCGCGCGCTGGTGGCCGCCCACCTGTGGGCGGTCGCCGCCAGCGCGGAACAGGTGCTCAGGCCCCGGTCAGCGTGA
- a CDS encoding S1 family peptidase produces MIEALLLTTVPVGTYAGEQPLTNASGFFFERDGRLFLVTSRHVLHDEATAHHPDRVVIDLHDDAGNIASATGFSLPLYRDGTPLWRQGVDAAGEIDVAVLEVERAALPPTTLYRAFSPQHLLGRLDQVEVGSSLLVVGFPLGFRDTLHHLPVVRQAVIASSFGLRFQGQGYFLTDARTHRGTSGAPVVMRRAGPDADGGDLPWLLLGVHSARLDVGGRDLVADEALGLNCAWYADILLTLTGA; encoded by the coding sequence ATGATCGAAGCCCTGCTGCTCACCACCGTGCCGGTCGGCACCTATGCCGGCGAGCAGCCGCTGACCAACGCCAGCGGCTTTTTCTTCGAGCGCGACGGGCGCCTCTTCCTGGTCACCAGCCGGCATGTGCTGCACGACGAGGCCACCGCGCACCACCCCGACCGCGTGGTCATCGACCTGCACGACGACGCCGGCAACATCGCCAGCGCCACCGGCTTCTCGCTGCCGCTCTATCGCGACGGCACGCCGCTGTGGCGCCAGGGCGTGGATGCCGCCGGCGAGATCGACGTGGCGGTGCTGGAAGTGGAGCGCGCCGCCCTGCCGCCGACCACGCTCTATCGCGCCTTCAGCCCGCAGCACCTGCTCGGCCGCCTGGACCAGGTCGAGGTCGGCAGTTCGCTGCTGGTGGTCGGTTTTCCGCTCGGCTTTCGCGACACCCTGCACCACCTGCCGGTGGTACGCCAGGCGGTGATCGCATCGTCCTTCGGCCTGCGCTTCCAGGGCCAGGGCTACTTCCTCACCGATGCCCGCACCCATCGCGGCACCAGCGGCGCGCCGGTGGTGATGCGCAGGGCGGGGCCGGACGCGGACGGCGGCGACCTGCCCTGGCTGCTGCTCGGCGTGCATTCGGCCCGGCTGGACGTGGGCGGGCGCGACCTGGTTGCCGACGAGGCGCTGGGGCTGAACTGCGCCTGGTACGCCGACATCCTGCTCACGCTGACCGGGGCCTGA
- the gatB gene encoding Asp-tRNA(Asn)/Glu-tRNA(Gln) amidotransferase subunit GatB: protein MSRTDWEVVIGLEVHAQLNTASKIFSGASTAFGAEANRQASAVDIALPGVLPVLNRGAVERAIRFGLAIGATVAPKSIFARKNYFYPDLPKGYQISQFELPVVQGGTITIRVGEGDKAYEKTVNLTRAHLEEDAGKSLHEDFHGMSGIDLNRAGTPLLEIVSEPDMRSSAEAVAYARALHALVRWIAICDGNMQEGSFRCDANVSVRRPGGPLGTRREIKNLNSFRFLQQAIDYEVQWQIDTLEDGGKIQQATVLFDPDTGETRMMRSKEDAHDYRYFPDPDLLPLVISPEWIARVQGEMPELPGAMKARFVDELGLSAYDATTLTASKEMAEYFQATVDAAGTALAKPCANWVMGDLAARLNKAELDLADSPVSPAQLAGLVRRIADNTISNNIGKKVFEALWNGDGGTGADAADRIIDAQGLKQVTDSGAIEAIVDEVLAANPKSVEEFRAGKEKAFNALVGQVMKASRGKANPAQVNEILRAKLGG, encoded by the coding sequence ATGAGCAGAACCGATTGGGAAGTCGTCATCGGGCTGGAAGTCCACGCCCAGCTCAATACCGCCAGCAAGATCTTCTCCGGCGCCAGCACCGCCTTCGGCGCGGAGGCCAACCGCCAGGCCAGCGCGGTGGATATCGCCCTGCCCGGCGTGCTGCCGGTGCTGAACCGCGGCGCGGTCGAGCGTGCCATCCGCTTCGGCCTGGCGATCGGCGCCACGGTGGCGCCCAAGAGCATCTTCGCGCGCAAGAACTACTTCTACCCGGATCTTCCCAAGGGCTACCAGATCAGCCAGTTCGAGCTGCCGGTGGTGCAGGGCGGCACGATCACCATCCGCGTCGGCGAGGGTGACAAGGCCTACGAGAAGACGGTGAATCTCACCCGCGCACACCTGGAAGAGGACGCCGGCAAGAGCCTGCACGAAGACTTCCACGGCATGAGCGGCATCGACCTCAACCGTGCCGGCACCCCGCTGCTGGAGATCGTCTCCGAGCCCGACATGCGCTCCTCGGCCGAAGCCGTGGCCTACGCGCGCGCGCTGCACGCGCTGGTGCGCTGGATAGCCATCTGCGACGGCAACATGCAGGAAGGCTCCTTCCGCTGCGACGCCAACGTCTCGGTGCGTCGCCCCGGCGGCCCGCTGGGCACGCGGCGCGAGATCAAGAACCTGAACTCCTTCCGCTTCCTGCAGCAGGCCATCGACTACGAAGTGCAGTGGCAGATCGACACCCTGGAAGATGGCGGCAAGATCCAGCAGGCCACCGTGCTGTTCGACCCGGACACCGGCGAGACCCGCATGATGCGCAGCAAGGAAGACGCGCACGACTACCGCTACTTCCCCGACCCCGACCTGCTGCCGCTGGTGATCTCGCCCGAGTGGATCGCCCGGGTGCAGGGCGAGATGCCCGAGCTGCCCGGCGCCATGAAGGCGCGCTTCGTCGATGAACTGGGCCTGTCCGCCTACGACGCCACCACGCTGACCGCCAGCAAGGAGATGGCCGAGTACTTCCAGGCCACGGTGGACGCGGCCGGCACAGCGCTCGCCAAGCCCTGCGCCAACTGGGTCATGGGCGACCTCGCCGCGCGCCTCAACAAGGCCGAGCTCGACCTCGCCGATTCGCCGGTGTCTCCCGCCCAGCTGGCCGGCCTGGTGCGCCGCATCGCCGACAACACCATCTCCAACAACATCGGCAAGAAGGTGTTCGAGGCGCTGTGGAACGGCGACGGCGGCACCGGGGCCGATGCCGCCGACCGCATCATCGACGCCCAGGGCCTCAAGCAGGTCACCGACAGCGGCGCCATCGAAGCCATCGTGGACGAGGTGCTGGCTGCCAATCCGAAGTCGGTGGAGGAATTCCGCGCCGGCAAGGAAAAGGCCTTCAACGCCCTGGTCGGCCAGGTCATGAAGGCCAGCCGCGGCAAGGCCAACCCGGCGCAGGTCAACGAGATCCTGCGCGCCAAGCTCGGCGGCTGA
- a CDS encoding YeeE/YedE family protein, whose product MDLIALIESLGEDRALALGGLAIGALFGFFAQRSRFCLRAAVIEVARGQLGPKLAIWLFAFSAAVVLTQILVLGEQFSTGNVRQLASRGSLSGALIGGLLFGAGMILARGCSSRLLVLAANGNLRALLSGLIFAVAAQASMGGMLSPLREALGNLWTIDGGTARDLLALAGIGNSGGLLFGLLWLAAGAFFAVRHRIGAWGWVGGLGTGVMVALAWWFTWRMAGLTFDPTPVKSLSFTGPSADMLMLVLSPPGQLLNFDLGMVPGVFLGSFLAALLFRELKLEGFQGGHAMRRYIVGAVLMGFGGMLAGGCAVGAGVSGAAVFAVTAWVTLFGMWGGAAFTDWLADRYWATQAATTPV is encoded by the coding sequence GTGGACCTGATAGCACTGATCGAATCGCTCGGCGAGGATCGCGCGCTCGCGCTCGGCGGGCTCGCCATCGGCGCGCTGTTCGGTTTCTTCGCCCAGCGCTCGCGCTTCTGCCTGCGCGCGGCGGTCATCGAGGTGGCGCGCGGCCAGCTCGGCCCCAAGCTGGCGATCTGGCTGTTCGCCTTCTCCGCCGCGGTCGTGCTCACCCAGATCCTGGTGCTCGGCGAGCAGTTCTCCACCGGCAACGTGCGCCAGCTCGCCAGCCGGGGCAGCCTGTCGGGCGCGCTGATCGGCGGCCTGCTGTTCGGCGCCGGCATGATCCTCGCCCGCGGCTGTTCCAGCCGCCTGCTGGTGCTGGCCGCCAACGGCAACCTGCGCGCCCTGCTCTCCGGGCTGATCTTCGCGGTGGCCGCGCAGGCCTCGATGGGCGGCATGCTCTCCCCGCTGCGCGAGGCGCTCGGCAATCTGTGGACCATAGACGGCGGCACCGCGCGCGACCTGCTCGCCCTGGCCGGCATCGGCAACAGCGGCGGGCTGCTCTTCGGCCTGCTGTGGCTGGCCGCCGGCGCCTTCTTCGCCGTGCGCCACCGCATCGGCGCCTGGGGCTGGGTCGGCGGCCTGGGCACCGGCGTCATGGTGGCGCTGGCCTGGTGGTTCACCTGGCGCATGGCCGGCCTCACCTTCGACCCCACCCCGGTCAAGAGCCTGTCCTTCACCGGCCCCTCGGCCGACATGCTGATGCTGGTGCTCTCCCCGCCCGGCCAGCTGCTCAACTTCGACCTCGGCATGGTGCCGGGCGTGTTCCTCGGCTCCTTCCTCGCCGCGCTGCTCTTCCGCGAGCTCAAGCTGGAAGGCTTCCAGGGCGGCCACGCGATGCGCCGCTACATCGTCGGCGCGGTGCTGATGGGCTTCGGCGGCATGCTCGCCGGCGGCTGTGCGGTGGGCGCGGGGGTGTCGGGCGCCGCGGTGTTCGCGGTCACCGCCTGGGTGACGCTGTTCGGCATGTGGGGCGGGGCGGCATTCACCGACTGGCTGGCCGACCGCTACTGGGCGACGCAGGCCGCCACCACACCGGTCTGA
- the gatA gene encoding Asp-tRNA(Asn)/Glu-tRNA(Gln) amidotransferase subunit GatA, with the protein MINAPLSELRRALDAREISAVELATLFLDRIDAANPTLNAFITVDRDGALAAAREADARIAAGTAGPLTGIPLAHKDVFCTEGVLTSCGSKMLANFVSPYDAHVVALLKAAGAVMLGKTNMDEFAMGSSNENSHYGPARNPWNTDRIPGGSSGGSAVAVAARLAPIATGTDTGGSVRQPAALTGVTGIKPTYGVCSRYGMVAYASSLDQAGAFGATAADCAALLTAMAGFDPRDSTSLERPAEDYTRELDRPLDGLRIGLPKEFFGPGMADDVRAAVDAALAEYRKLGATTVEVSLPNAQLAIPAYYVIAPAEASSNLSRFDGVRYGHRAAEYGDLADMYEKSRAQGFGAEVKRRILVGTYVLSHGYYDAYYLKAQKLRRLIAEDFRAAFTQCDVIAGPTSPTTAWAIGEKSDDPVQMYLSDIYTIAVNLAGLPGLSHPAGFGADGLPVGLQLIGDYFAENRLLNAAHRYQQATDWHARRPG; encoded by the coding sequence ATGATCAACGCCCCGCTCTCCGAACTGCGCCGTGCGCTCGACGCGCGCGAAATCTCCGCCGTCGAACTGGCCACCCTGTTCCTCGACCGCATCGACGCCGCCAATCCGACGCTCAATGCCTTCATCACCGTGGACCGCGACGGCGCGCTGGCCGCCGCCCGCGAGGCCGATGCGCGCATCGCCGCCGGCACGGCCGGTCCGCTCACCGGCATCCCGCTGGCCCACAAGGACGTGTTCTGCACCGAAGGCGTGCTCACCTCCTGCGGCTCGAAGATGCTCGCCAACTTCGTCAGCCCCTACGACGCCCACGTGGTCGCCCTGCTCAAGGCCGCCGGCGCGGTCATGCTGGGCAAGACCAACATGGACGAGTTCGCCATGGGGTCGAGCAACGAGAACTCGCACTACGGCCCGGCCCGCAACCCCTGGAATACCGACCGCATTCCCGGCGGCTCCTCGGGCGGTTCGGCGGTGGCGGTAGCCGCGCGCCTGGCGCCGATCGCCACCGGCACCGACACCGGCGGCTCGGTGCGCCAGCCCGCCGCACTCACCGGCGTCACCGGCATCAAGCCCACCTACGGCGTGTGCTCGCGCTACGGCATGGTGGCCTACGCCTCCTCGCTCGACCAGGCCGGCGCCTTCGGGGCGACTGCGGCCGACTGCGCCGCCCTGCTCACCGCAATGGCCGGCTTCGACCCGCGCGACTCCACCAGCCTGGAGCGCCCGGCCGAGGACTACACGCGTGAGCTCGACCGCCCACTGGACGGCCTGCGCATCGGCCTGCCCAAGGAATTTTTCGGCCCTGGCATGGCCGACGACGTGCGCGCCGCGGTGGATGCCGCGCTGGCCGAGTACCGCAAGCTCGGCGCCACCACCGTGGAAGTGAGCCTGCCCAACGCCCAGCTGGCCATTCCCGCCTACTACGTGATCGCCCCGGCGGAAGCCTCCAGCAACCTGTCGCGCTTCGACGGCGTGCGCTACGGCCACCGCGCCGCCGAATACGGCGACCTGGCCGACATGTACGAAAAGAGCCGTGCGCAGGGCTTTGGTGCCGAAGTGAAGCGACGCATCCTGGTAGGCACCTACGTGCTCTCGCATGGCTACTACGACGCCTACTACCTCAAGGCGCAGAAGCTGCGCCGCCTGATCGCCGAGGACTTCCGCGCCGCCTTCACCCAATGCGACGTGATCGCCGGCCCCACCAGCCCGACCACCGCCTGGGCGATCGGCGAGAAGAGCGACGATCCGGTGCAGATGTACCTGTCGGACATCTACACCATCGCGGTGAACCTCGCCGGCCTGCCCGGTCTGTCGCACCCGGCCGGCTTCGGCGCGGACGGCCTGCCGGTGGGCCTGCAACTGATCGGCGACTACTTCGCCGAGAACCGCCTGCTGAACGCGGCACACCGCTATCAGCAGGCCACCGACTGGCACGCCCGCCGGCCGGGCTGA
- a CDS encoding glycine cleavage system protein H, giving the protein MAELRGCPFPDDLLYHPDTHLWFAAEGEGVYRVGVTPFGVAIAGEILLFTPKRTGLKLEPGRAFGLLEAGKTVFPVKSPVAAEIVDANPALAVSARAMNADAYAAWLVKLQLDPAAAAALLPWADARAGIEAQMDLWRFDDLAAFQAPLVGEGAKGL; this is encoded by the coding sequence ATGGCCGAACTGCGCGGCTGCCCCTTCCCCGACGATCTGCTCTACCACCCCGACACCCACCTGTGGTTCGCCGCCGAGGGCGAGGGCGTGTACCGCGTCGGCGTCACCCCCTTCGGGGTGGCGATCGCCGGCGAGATCCTGCTGTTCACGCCCAAGCGCACCGGCCTGAAGCTGGAGCCGGGGCGGGCCTTCGGCCTGCTGGAGGCCGGCAAGACGGTGTTTCCGGTGAAAAGCCCGGTGGCGGCCGAGATCGTCGACGCCAACCCGGCACTTGCCGTCTCGGCGCGGGCGATGAACGCGGATGCCTACGCTGCCTGGCTGGTGAAGCTGCAGCTCGACCCGGCCGCCGCCGCCGCGCTGCTGCCGTGGGCGGATGCGCGTGCCGGCATCGAGGCGCAGATGGATCTGTGGCGCTTCGACGACCTGGCGGCCTTCCAGGCGCCGCTCGTCGGCGAAGGCGCCAAGGGGCTGTGA
- the gatC gene encoding Asp-tRNA(Asn)/Glu-tRNA(Gln) amidotransferase subunit GatC, which translates to MSLSLEQVRQVARLARIELTDADAEATQAKLNGIFGLIEQMQAVDTTGVEPMSHPQDVATRLRDDAVSETDRREAFQRVAPQTENGLYLVPKVIE; encoded by the coding sequence ATGTCGCTTTCCCTCGAACAGGTCCGGCAGGTCGCGCGGCTCGCCCGGATCGAACTCACCGACGCCGACGCCGAGGCCACCCAGGCCAAGCTCAACGGCATTTTCGGCCTCATCGAACAGATGCAGGCGGTCGATACCACCGGCGTCGAGCCGATGAGCCATCCGCAGGACGTCGCCACCCGGCTGCGCGACGACGCGGTCAGCGAAACCGACCGCCGCGAAGCCTTCCAGCGCGTCGCCCCGCAGACCGAGAACGGCCTCTACCTGGTGCCCAAGGTCATCGAGTAA
- the ada gene encoding bifunctional DNA-binding transcriptional regulator/O6-methylguanine-DNA methyltransferase Ada encodes MTQQISPTLADQATDPRWAAVLARDPAADGRFFYAVSTTGVYCRPSCPSRRARPEHVRFFDSADEAERAGFRACRRCRPRQPSAAAQQAALVAELCRYIDAAETPPTLDELAARAGLSPWHLHRVFKAATGLTPRAWAAARRAERMRAALRGTPSVSEAIYEAGYNSGGRFYADADQRLGMTPGAYRAGGAQAEIRFALGECSLGSILVAQSARGVCAISLGDDPEALLRELQDRFPAATLIGGDADFEVLVAQVVGLVEAPGTGAELPLDLRGTAFQQRVWQALREIPAGQTVSYAELARRIGAPAAVRAVAGACAANTLAVAIPCHRVVRSDGGLAGYRWGVARKRALLEREGAG; translated from the coding sequence ATGACCCAACAGATTTCCCCGACCCTTGCCGACCAAGCAACCGACCCGCGCTGGGCCGCGGTGCTGGCGCGCGACCCGGCGGCCGACGGGCGGTTCTTCTACGCGGTGAGCACCACCGGCGTGTATTGCCGGCCGAGCTGCCCCTCGCGCCGCGCGCGGCCCGAGCACGTGCGTTTCTTCGATTCCGCCGACGAGGCCGAGCGCGCGGGTTTCCGCGCCTGCCGGCGCTGCCGCCCGCGCCAGCCGTCGGCGGCCGCGCAGCAGGCGGCGCTGGTGGCCGAGCTGTGCCGCTACATCGATGCGGCCGAAACGCCCCCCACGCTGGACGAACTGGCCGCGCGTGCGGGTCTGAGTCCATGGCACCTGCACCGCGTGTTCAAGGCCGCGACCGGCCTTACCCCGCGAGCCTGGGCCGCCGCCCGACGCGCCGAGCGGATGCGTGCTGCCTTGCGAGGGACGCCCAGCGTGAGCGAGGCGATCTATGAGGCCGGCTACAACTCCGGGGGGCGTTTTTACGCCGATGCCGACCAGCGCCTCGGCATGACCCCCGGCGCCTACCGCGCTGGCGGCGCGCAGGCCGAGATCCGCTTCGCCTTGGGCGAATGCTCGCTGGGCAGCATCCTGGTGGCGCAGAGCGCGCGCGGGGTGTGTGCGATCTCGCTGGGCGACGACCCGGAGGCGTTGCTGCGCGAGCTGCAGGACCGTTTTCCCGCGGCCACGCTGATCGGCGGCGACGCGGACTTTGAAGTGCTGGTGGCGCAGGTGGTCGGGCTGGTGGAGGCGCCGGGCACTGGCGCGGAGCTGCCGCTGGATCTGCGCGGCACCGCCTTCCAGCAGCGCGTCTGGCAGGCGCTGCGCGAGATTCCCGCCGGGCAGACGGTGAGCTACGCGGAACTGGCGCGACGCATCGGCGCCCCGGCCGCGGTGCGCGCGGTGGCCGGCGCCTGTGCGGCCAATACCCTGGCGGTGGCCATCCCCTGCCATCGTGTGGTGCGCAGCGACGGCGGCCTGGCCGGCTACCGCTGGGGGGTGGCGCGCAAGCGTGCCTTGCTGGAACGCGAGGGCGCCGGGTGA